Proteins from a single region of Xiphophorus maculatus strain JP 163 A chromosome 22, X_maculatus-5.0-male, whole genome shotgun sequence:
- the LOC102231245 gene encoding NFU1 iron-sulfur cluster scaffold homolog, mitochondrial-like — translation MSAHIRWGLQRLLRARNKALFRLPDRSQTTVLSFRGVQSQPGTGTTYFSARNLSIQTQETPNPKSLKFLPGKPVLGSGTQDFPSPSSAGSSSLARDLFEIEGVKSVFFGPDFITVTKTDEDVEWTDIKRHVLDAISKFFESGDPISTGAVHRESTLSEDDDDIVSMIKELLDTRIRPTVQEDGGDVIYKGFENGTVKLKLVGSCTGCPSSTVTLKNGIQNMLQFYIPEVDNVEQVEDEVDEINSKVFEEVERKLQE, via the exons atgtcgGCGCACATCAGATGGGGACTTCAACGGTTATTACGGGCCCGAAACAAAGCTCTCTTCAG GCTACCAGATCGTTCACAGACCACAGTATTAAGCTTCAGGGGAGTTCAGAGTCAGCCAGGGACAGGAACTACATACTTCTCAG CGAGGAACCTGTCCATCCAGACTCAAGAAACTCCAAACCCAAAAAGCTTGAAATTCCTCCCAGGGAAGCCTGTGCTTGGAAGCGGTACGCAGGACTTTCCTTCTCCGAGCTCAGCTGGATCTTCATCTTTAGCCAG GGACCTGTTTGAAATTGAGGGAGTGAAAAGTGTGTTCTTTGGCCCTGACTTCATTACTGTCACTAAA ACGGACGAGGATGTGGAGTGGACGGACATTAAGCGGCATGTTTTAGATGCTATTTCCAAGTTCTTTGAGAGTGGGGACCCAATATCAACAGGAGCCGTGCACCGTGAAAGCA CTCTTtctgaagatgatgatgatattGTATCTATGATAAAGGAGCTTCTGGACACCAGAATTAG ACCTACAGTGCAAGAGGATGGAGGCGACGTCATCTATAAAGGCTTTGAGAACGGCACTGTAAAGTTAAAGCTGGTTGGATCCTGCACAGGATGTCCCAGCTCGACGGTTACTCTGAAAAACGGAATTCAGAACATGCTGCAGTTCTATATACCAGAAGTGGACAACGTGGAGCAG GTGGAAGACGAAGTGGATGAAATTAATTCAAAGGTTTTTGAAGAAGTGGAGCGTAAGCTACAAGAATAA
- the LOC102223898 gene encoding transmembrane protein 150A-like, whose amino-acid sequence MVLWIILPISLTLVSFIGTWSIYGMAYSNNHVCSLSDWSGKNVCRGNVTIGCCFVPTISGSGTFAPESSLFSATMNAGTFLFVLFTVFHHAHIMEKHMCHSMLSKIALAFGLVAGAGAFAAGNCNPGDVTLLHYLGAAVSFTCACFYTILLCALTGKCVLTGFERFLFPLRVFFAVVQFTVTVCYTIFFVQEEYLYNLLSAVFEWTLSVNLQIFELTYTVEFFFFSSFMVSNLLTKREEEKPLILSMS is encoded by the exons ATGGTGCTCTGGATCATCCTTCCCATCTCACTAACACTGGTGTCCTTCATTGGAACATGGAGCAT ATATGGCATGGCCTACTCCAACAATCATGTGTGTTCGCTCAGTGATTG GAGTGGTAAAAATGTCTGTCGAGGGAACGTGACCATAGGATGCTGCTTTGTTCCTACAATAAG tggAAGTGGCACCTTTGCTCCAGAAAGCTCGCTGTTTTCAGCAACAATGAACGCAGGAACCTTTCTAT ttGTGCTGTTCACCGTATTCCATCATGCCCACATAATGGAGAAACACATGTGCCATTCCATGCTGAGCAAAATAGCGTTAGCCTTTGGGCTTGTGGCAGGCGCCGGGGCCTTTGCTGCTGGAAACTGCAAT CCAGGTGATGTAACTCTCCTGCACTACCTCGGAGCCGCTGTCAGCTTCACGTGTGCCTGCTTCTACACCATCCTGCTCTGCGCCCTGACGGGGAAGTGTGTTCTGACCGGGTTCGAAAGGTTCCTCTTCCCTCTGCGCGTCTTCTTCGCAGTGGTTCAGTTCACTGTGACTGTCTGCT ATACCATTTTTTTCGTGCAGGAAGAGTACCTTTACAACCTCCTGTCTGCAGTTTTCGAGTGGACCCTCAGTGTCAACCTGCAGATATTTGAGCTCACCTACACAGtggagtttttcttcttctcgtCCTTCATGGTTTCAAATCTGCTGACCAAACGCGAGGAGGAAAAGCCCTTGATATTGTCCATGTCCTGA